In Ovis canadensis isolate MfBH-ARS-UI-01 breed Bighorn chromosome 3, ARS-UI_OviCan_v2, whole genome shotgun sequence, one DNA window encodes the following:
- the LOC138437243 gene encoding collagen alpha-2(VIII) chain-like, translating into MGPPGRSELGEEHPGLRQGSALPVPRGQGMSHGRPGARGAELAGRDSAEDACLHAPPGAGVAPTWLPNPRDRLQGGAPQAVLTGEEAMGERSAPGSCPQGEPGGGRGRGRKGDRAVPGTVRPERQRLPVTTTTAPQSNPALQAWPAEPRGCARAAKSRTSATWQGGRRGIRCRHTSKPTFANT; encoded by the coding sequence atgGGGCCGCCGGGGCGGTCGGAGCTCGGGGAGGAGCACCCGGGGCTCCGCCAGGGCTCGGCGCTCCCGGTGCCCCGGGGGCAAGGGATGAGTCACGGGCGCCCCGGGGCGAGGGGCGCGGAGCTCGCGGGTCGGGACTCGGCTGAGGACGCCTGCCTCCATGCCCCGCCAGGTGCGGGTGTAGCCCCGACCTGGCTCCCCAACCCGCGGGACCGGCTCCAGGGAGGCGCACCGCAGGCCGTCCTTACCGGGGAGGAGGCCATGGGGGAGCGCTCAGCTCCCGGCTCCTGCCCGCAGGGGGAaccggggggagggagggggcggggtaGGAAGGGGGACCGTGCGGTGCCCGGAACCGTCCGCCCGGAGCGGCAGCGCCTCCCGGTCACTACAACAACGGCGCCCCAGTCAAACCCCGCGCTCCAGGCGTGGCCAGCCGAGCCCCGAGGCTGCGCCCGCGCCGCGAAAAGCCGGACCTCCGCCACCTGGCAAGGCGGACGCCGGGGGATCAGGTGTCGTCACACATCAAAGCCAACGTTTGCTAACACCTGA